The genomic interval CTACGACCGCCCCGACGACCACGAGCCCTCGCGCACCTTCCGGCTGCGCGAGCGCACCGCGTTCGTCTGGCACGGCTACGTCCCCGGGCTCGGGCCGGGCACCTTCTACGGCTACCGCGTCAACGGGCCGTACGAGCCGCACCGGGGCTTCCGCTGCAACCCCTTCAAGCTGCTGGTCGACCCCTACGCCCGCGCGCTGGCCGGCCCGGTGCGCTGGGAGGCGCACCCCTTCGCCTACCCGTTCGACCAGCCGGGCGAAGACTGGGTGCTGGACGACGAGCGCGACGACTGGGGGGTGCCCAAGGGCGTGGTGGTCGACGACGCGTTCGACTGGCGGGGCGACGAGCCGCCGATGATCCCCTGGCACGAGACGGTGATCTACGAGGCCCACGTGAAGGGGCTCACGAAGCTGCACCCCGACGTCCCCGAGGAGCTGCGCGGCACCTACGCGGCCGTGGCGCACCCCGCGGTCGTCGAGCACCTGAAGTCGCTGGGGGTCACGGCCATCGAGCTGCTCCCCGTGCACGAGTTCATCGACGACTTCTTCCTGATCCAGAAGGGCCTCAGCAACTACTGGGGGTACAGCACCATCGGCTTCTTCGCGCCCGACGGCCGCTACGCCCACGCGCGCGACTACGGCGAGCAGGTGCGCGAGTTCAAGGAGATGGTGCGCCGCCTCCACCTGGCGGGGATCGAGGTGATCCTGGACGTGGTCTACAACCACACCGCCGAGGGGAACCACCTGGGGCCCACCCTCTCCTTCAAGGGGATCGACAACCCCACCTACTACCGCCTGAAGCTGGACGACCCCCGCTACTACATGGACTACACGGGCACCGGGAACTCGCTGAACCTGGTGCACCCGCAGACGCTGCAGCTGGTGATGGACTCCCTGCGCTACTGGGTGCAGGAGATGCACGTGGACGGGTTCCGCTTCGACCTGGCGGCCACGCTGGCGCGCGAGCTCCACGAGGTGGACCGGCTCTCCTCCTTCTTCGACGTGATCCACCAGGACCCGGTGATCAGCCGCGTGAAGCTGATCGCCGAGCCGTGGGACGTGGGCGAGGGCGGCTACCAGGTGGGGAACTTCCCCGTGCTGTGGGCCGAGTGGAACGGCAAGTACCGCGACACCGTGCGCGCCTACTGGCGGGGCGACCAGGGGACGCTGGGCGAGCTGGGCTTCCGCCTCACCGGCTCCAGCGACCTGTACGAGAGCGACGGGCGGCGCCCCCACGCCAGCATCAACTTCATCACCGCGCACGACGGCTTCACGCTGGCCGACCTGGTGAGCTACAACCACAAGCACAACGAGGCCAACAAGGAGAACAACCACGACGGCGCCGACCACAACCTCTCCTACAACTTCGGCGTGGAGGGCCCCACCGACCGGGCCGACATCGTGCGCCAGCGCGAGCGGCAGAAGCGCAACTTCATCGCGACGCTGCTGCTGTCCCAGGGCGTGCCCATGATCTGCGGTGGGGACGAGATGGGGCGCACGCAGGGGGGGAACAACAACGCCTACTGCCAGGACAACGAGATCTCCTGGACCCACTGGGACCTGTCGGAGCACGACCGCGCGCTGCTGGAGTTCACCCGCAAGGTGGCCCGCATCCGCAAGGAGCACCGCACCTTCCGCCGGCGCAAGTTCTTCCGCGGCCGCCCGATCCGCGGCTCCGACGTGAAGGACGTGGCCTGGTACCGCCCCGACGGGATGGAGATGACCGACGTGGAGTGGATGTCGGGCTTCATCCGCGCCTTCGGGATGGCGCTGGGGGGCGAGGCCATGGAGGAGTGGGACGACGAGGGGCGCCAGGTGACCGACGACACCTTCCTCCTCCTCTTCAACGCCGACGGGGCCTGCATCGACTTCACCCTCCCCGACTTCGGCCCGGCGAGCGGGTGGACGGTGGTACTCGACACCAACGAGCCCGAGCTGGAAGAAGGCGCCCGCCGCTACGCCGACGGCGAGGCGGTCACGCTGGAGGGGCGGTCGATGGTGCTGCTCAGGGCGAGCGACGAGGGGAGTGCGTGAGTGCGTGAGTGCGAAAGTGCGAAAGTACGGGAGCGCGAGACCTGATGCCGGGTCCGGCGGAGGAATCCATCGCCCGCGACGATGTCATCCCGAGGGGCGCGGTAGCGACCCGAGGGATCTACTCGCCTCCGCGGGCGGGTCGCTCCCGGAGCGGGAGCTCGTCAGCATCGTTCGCTGACCCGACGTTCATTCGGATCTGATCTGAGGGGTGATAGTGCGAAGTCTGAAAGTGCCGGTCGAGCGCGGCGGCGGCCGCGGGTCTCCATCATCGACTGATTCTCGAGCGCGGGAGTCCGGCGAAGCGGAGGTGGGCGAGGCGAAGTGGCGGCTGCCCTTCGGGGCGAACGTGAGGGACGGGGGGACGGAGTTCCGGGTGTGGGCGCCGGGGCACGACCGCGTCGAGGTGGTGATCTACGGACCCGACGCGGAGAGGCTGCACCCGCTGCAGGCGGAGGAGGACGGCTGGTTCTCCGGGTTCGTCGCGGACGTGGGCGCGGGGGCGCATTACAGGTATCGGCTCGACGGGAAGCACGCCTTCCCCGACCCGGCCGGCCGCGCGCTGCCGGAGGGGGTGCACGGGCCCTCGCTGGTGGTGGACCCCGCGCCGTTCCGGTGGACGGACCAGGGGTGGCGGGGAGTGGCGCTCGAAGACCTGGTCGTCTACGAGCTGCACGTGGGCGCGGCGACGGCGGAGGGGACGTTCGACGCGCTCGTCGGGCGGCTGGACGAGCTGGCTGCGCTGGGGGTGACGGCGATCGAGCCGATGCCGGTGGCCTCCTTCCCCGGCCGCCGCAACTGGGGGTACGACGGGGTGGGGCTCTTCGCGCCGGCCGACGTCTACGGCGGGCCGGAGGGCCTCAGGCGGCTGGTGGACGCGGCGCACGCGCGGGGGATCGCCGTGGTCTTCGACGTGGTCTACAACCACCTGGGGCCGGAGGGGAACTACCTGCCGGCCTTCACCTGCGGGCGCTACTTCACCGACCGCCACCACACGCCCTGGGGCGACGCGGTGAACTTCGACGGGCCCGGCAGCGCGGCGGTGCGCGAGTTCGTGATCCAGAACGCGCTGCACTGGGCGCACGAGTACCACGTCGACGGGCTGCGGCTCGACGCCACGCACGCCATCCTCGACGACTCGCCGGTGCACGTGCTCACCGAGATGGAGACGCGGGTGCGGGCCTCGCTCCCGGAGGGGCGCCGCTTCGTCTTCATCGCCGAGGACGAGGGGAACGAGCGGCGGCTGATCACGCCGTCGGACCGCGGAGGGCTGGGGATCGACGCGGTGTGGGCCGACGACTTCCACCACCAGCTCCGCCGCCACCTGGCCGGTGACCACGAGGCGTACTTCGCCGACTACACGGGGACGGCCGGCGACCTGGCGGAGACGCTGCGCAAGGGGTGGTTCTACGAGGGGCAGCCCTCGCGCAACAAGGGGCGCCCGCGCGGCACGCCGGGGGGCGACCTCCCCCCGCCCTCGTTCGTGCACTGCATCCAGAACCACGACCAGGTGGGCAACCGCGCGCTGGGCGACCGGCTGACGGAGTCCGTCTCGCTGTCCGTCTACCGGGCGGCGTCGGCGCTGCTGCTGCTGTCGCCGTACACGCCGCTGCTGTGGATGGGGCAGGAGTGGGCGGCCACCACGCCGTTCCTCTACTTCACCGACCACCCGCCGGAGCTGGGGCGGCTGGTGACGGAGGGGCGGCGCAAGGAGTTCGGGAAGTTCTCCGCCTTCCGCGACCCGGCCTTGCGCGAGCGCATCCCCGACCCGCAGGCGCCGGAGACCTTCGCGCGCTCCAGGCTGCGCTGGGACGAGGCGGAGCGGATGCCGCACGCCGGGGTGCGCGCGCTCTACCGCGAGCTGCTGGCGCTCCGCCGGAGCGACCCCGCGCTCCGGCGGCGCGGCCGCGACTCGTTCGCCGTGGCGGCGCTGGGCGAGCACGCCCTGGCGCTGCGCCGCACGGGAGAGGACGGGAGCGCGCTCCTGCTGGTGGTCTCCTTCGCCGGCGCCCTCGCCGCCGACCCCGCCGCCCGCGAGGAGACGCGCGCGCCCCGGGGGCAGAGGTGGGAGCTGCTGCTCTCGACGGAGGAGGGCCGCTTCGGCGGGGGCCGGGAGGGCGAGGTGGCCCGCCTGCACCCGGACGGGCGGCTGGAGCTGGGCGGCGCGGGCGCGGTGGTGCTGCGGGCCAACGTCCATTCGCAATTCAGGGGAGAATGATGACCGTTCGACTTTCTCCGGAAGGCGTTCGGGAGATCCTGGAGGAGTTGGAGAAAGGTTCGCCCGACACACCGGAGAGGAGGGCGGCCTTCGAGCGTGCGCGGGCGATGTCGGCCCTGGTCGAACGCGAACTCGAGCAGGCGAAAGAGAGCCGCGGTGATGGGTGGCACCGACCGCCCTCGTAAATGCGTGTGAGCCGCGGCTACAGAACGGTGTCATTCTGAGGGAGCGTCTGACGTAAACCGCGTCTGCACCGGAGCCTGGACGCGACCGAAGAATCTACTCAGCCAGCGATGAGGCCGGCTCCATTGGGGCGGACCTCGCATGGGTCGAGTAGATTCTTCGGTCGCCGCCCGGCTTTGTCTCGCTCGCAGGTCCGGCTCAGGCGGCTCCCTCGGAATGACAGCGTTTTGCGAAGGCCGAAACCCGCTCTTTCCACTACGCGCATCTGCCTTTTTGACCAGAGAGGTAGGTGCGTTTTTTGCATATCCGCAGGGCGCGTCCCGCACGTGGCGGGGCGCTTCTCAAGGAGAAAGGAGCCTGGATCGAACGCTAGGAGGTGAGCGATGAGGTACTTCCTTCGCGCGGCCATGGCCGCCACGCTGCTGGGGACCACGGCGGCCCCGGCGCTCTCGCAGTCCCAGCCGCGGCCGTCCGGCCGCGAGCCTCGCGGGTCCTTCGAATACTTCGCCACCAGCGTCCGGACGGACATCGGCTCCCAGGCGCAGGGCTGGGGCGGCCGCCTGCTGCTGCCGCTGACGCGCGACGCGGCCTCGCCGCTCTCGCGCGTGGAGGTGGGCGCGTCGGTGGCGTGGTGGCCCGACGACGACCTCTCCACCCGGATGCTGCGCTACGGCGGCGAGGCCGGCGTGCGCCTGCTCTCCGCGCGGGCCGTGGAGCCGGTGCTGTCGCTGGGGGTGGGGGCGGTGCGCCGCGCGGAGCCGGACGTGCGCTGGCGCTTCTTCACGGGCGGGCTCACTCCCAGGGACCTGTCGGCCAGGGGCGAGCCGTCGCGCGTGGTCTCCGTCTCGGAGCGGATGGAGACGGCCCTGGCGGTGGCGCCCGGGGTGGGCGCGCGGGTGCGGCTGGCCTCGGGGCTGGCGCTGCGCGGCGACCTGCGGCGCGTCTTCGAGCTGGGCGACGGCCACGACGGGATGGAGCTGTCGGGCGGGGTGAGCCTGCCGCTCAGGCTCTGACGCCGGGCCCGGTCAGGCTGTAGGGGCGAGCCTGCGAGTCCGGACGGAGCCGGCATCGGCGCGTGAGGCTGCTTGCCGCGCGCGGGCCGGGATCCGCCGGGCGAGGCAGGCCTCGCCCCTGCGTCCTTCGCCGAGCGGTGAGCTGCATGAGGGATGCGCGCCCGACAGGGCCGGGACGCCGCCGCCATGGGGGGTATCGTGGCGGCGGTGGCCCGGCGCCGTTGGGCTGCGTTGTTTGCAGCCCTACCGCGCGCGCAACCCGGCCCCGCGACAGCGGGGACATGCCCGAATCCGCAGTTGCAGTTCTCTGGAAGTTCGTCAGCCCTGGCGCGGCGGCTCGGGGCGCAGGGGAAGGGTGAAGAAGAAGGTGGTGCCCTGGCCGGGGGCGCTCTGCACCCAGATGCGCCCGCCGTGCGCCTCCACGATCCCGCGCGCGATGGCGAGCCCCAGCCCCAGCCCCTGGCGGTCGCCACGCTCGGCCCGCCAGTAGCGCTCGAAGACGTGCGGGAGCTGCTCGGGCGCGATCCCCGGGCCGGTGTCGCTCACGAAGAAGCCCACTCCGCCCTCGCGGGGGGCGGCGCCCAGGGTGACGGTGCCGCCGCCGGGGGTGAACTTGATGGCGTTGCCCAGCAGGTTGGCCAGCACCTGCAGCAGCCGCGCGCGGTCGGCCTGCACCGCGGGGAGCCCCGGTGCGGCCTCGGGCTCCAGCGCGATCCCCTTCTGCTGGGCCAGCCCCCGGTGCAGCTCCACGGCGTCGGTCAGGAGACGCGCGGGCTCCACCGCCTCCAGGTGCAGCGCCCGCTGGCCGCTCTCCAGCGCCGCCGCCTCCATCAGGTCGCGGATCAGCGCCGACATCTGCTGGGCCGAGCTGCGGATGGCGCGCAGCTGCTTGCGCTCGCGCTCGCTCCACTTCGCGGCGCCGCTGTACTCGTCCAGCACGGTGGCCGCCAGGAGCACGGCGTGCAGCGGGTTGCGCAGGTCGTGCGAGACCACGGCCAGCACTTCCTCGCGGGCGCGGGTGGCCTGGCGCGCCTGCTCGTAGGCGCGCGCGTTCTCCAGCGCCAGCGCCGCCCGCCGGGCCAGGTCGGCCGCCACGGCCAGGTCGGCGGCGTCGTACGGGGCGCCGCCGGTGCGGGCGAAGGTGAGGGCGCCCAGCGTGCGCCCCCCGGCGCGCAGCGGGGCCACCATGGCCGAGCGGATGCCGAGCGCCAGCAGCATCTCCAGGTGCTCGGGCTCGGCGGCCGCCTCCTCCAGCAGCGCGCGGGGGACTTCGGAAAGGAGCTGCGGCTCGCCGGTGCGCAGCGCGGCCGTCACCGGGCCGGGGCCCACGGGGTCCACGGGGAAGCGGCGCAGCGTCCCGCGCAGCAGCTCCAGCCGGGTGGGGTCGGCGTGGGCCACGCCGGCGGCGCGCACGGCGCCGCCCTCCGCCACGTGGACGATGCAGCAGTCGGCCAGGGTGCCGGCGGCCACCTCGGCCACCTGCTGCAGGGTCGCGGCGGGGTCCAGGGTGCCGGCCAGCACCTCGCTGGCGCGGCCGAGGAGCCGGTCGGCCTCTTCGCGGCGTCGGCGCTCGTGCACGTCGCGGAAGAAGACGGAGAGCCCCTGGTCGACGGGGAAGGCCTCCACCTCCGCCCAGCGCCCCAGCACCGGCGAGACCACCTCCACCCGCAGGGTGCGGCGCTCGGCCATGGCCCGGCGCAGCGCCCGCCCGGACTCGCTCGCGCCCGCCTCGGGGAAGCACTCCCACAGGGTGCGCCCCAGTAGGTCGGCGCGCGGGCGGTCCCACAGCCGCTCGGCGCAGCGGTTCACGTAGGTGATGCGCCAGTCGAAGTCGACGCTGAAGAAGGCGTCGCTGGTGCCCTCCAGCACGGCGGCCAGGCGGCGCTGCCCGGCCTCGGCCTCGGCGCGGGCGGCGCGCTCGGCCTCCAGCCGCCGCCCGCGCTCTTCGGCGGCGCGCCGCTCGGTGACGTCGCGCAGGAGCCAGCGCAGCCCCCGGGCGAGGCCCGCCCGGTCGCGCTCCACCGCCACGGTGCAGCTCACCTCCACCGCCTCGCGCCCGCGCGGGTGCAGCCGCAGGTCCCACCCCTCCACGCGGTCGTGCGCGGGGAGGCGGGCCAGCGCGGTGCGGAAGGCGCGCGCCTGGGGCGGGGCCACGTACACGGCCAGCGGCTTCCCCGCCAGCCGCGACTCGCGGACTCCCAGCAGCTCGCCGGCGGCGCGGTTGGCCTCGCGCACCACGCCGTCCAGGTCGGTCACCAGGTAGGGGTCGGGGGCGAAGTGGAAGAGCGCCAGGTAGCGGTGGTGCTCCTCTTCGACGCGCGCCTGCCCGGCGGCCACCGCGTCGATCTGCCGCCGGAGCTCCTCCTCGGTGACGCGCAGCTCCTCGAGCGCGGTGAGCAGCTCCTCCAGCGCCTCTTCCAGCAGCGGGGCGGGGGAGTGGGCCGCGCGCTCGCGCAGCGCGTCGACGCGGCGGACGGCTGCGTGGAGCTGGTCGCGGAGCTCGGTGTGCGACGCCATCGCCAGGGTGTTGCAGGGAACCGCGCCGCCGGGGAACGTCCATTCCCTTCCGGAGCAAGCGTTGCGCCACGCGGGGCGACAGGCGCGCGGGAGGTGTCGCGGGGCGGCCGCACCGGGAGCCTGCCGCGGGATCGATCGAAATACCGACGTGGTGTGAACGGCGGGATGGGGCTCGCCGAGCGGCGCGACGTGCGGCTGGCGTGGGGGCGCGAGCGGCCGGCGGTGTTCTGGCGGGCCTCGGCGGAAGGGCGGGCGGCGCGGGTGCTGGAGTGGCGCGAGCCGGGGGAGGGGGACGACGACGCGGAGGGCGGGTGAGGCGGCCGCACGGCTACAGCTCGCGATCCCGCAGCTCGCGCGCGGCGAGCAGCGCGTCGAGCGTCCGCTGCACCTCGCGCATCACCTCCATCTGGTGCTCGTAGCGCTGCTGGAGCTGCGCCACCTCCCGGCGCGCGGCCTCGGCGTCCCGTCGGGCGGCTTCCGCCACCCGCCGCGCCTCCTCGGCCACGTGGCGCGCCTGCTCGGCCGTCTCGCGCAGCCGCTCGGCCTCGGTGCGCCTCCACTCCGAGAGCGCCCGCACCTCTTCCACGTGCCGGCGCAGCTCCTCGGCGTCCTTCCGGTCGGTCTCGGCCGAGAACCGCTCCTCCTCCGCGACCGCGCGCTGCTGCTCGGCCGCGCCCGACGACTCGGCGGAGGCCCGCCGCTCGCGCTCCCACTCGGCGCGCTCCCGCTCGGCTTCCTGGCGGCGCAGCTCGGCGCCCTCGCGGGCGGCTTCGGCCGGGGAGGGCTGATCGCTCATGGCGTCGTGCGGCGCGGTTCCTGGTGGTCCCATCGTCGGCTCCTTCCCTCCCGGTCGGCGGCCCACGCGGGAAAGCGGAGAAATCGGCCGGGCGAGGACCGGGTCCTCGGCCTTCTCCGCGTGCGGACGATCAGGGCCGGACCGCCCCCCCCCCGGAGGAGGTGCGGCGGACGCGGGCGTTCCGCGGACTCCCTCACCCCGCCGCCGCCCTGCGCTGCCCCTCCTCCGCCCTGCGGAAGGCGTCCAGCGCCAGGTCGATCTCCGCCAGGCGGAAGTCCGTTGAGCGCGCGGAGTCCATCAGGTGGTCGACGAAGCGGAGCTCCAGGCTGGCGGCGGACGGCTGCCGCGCCTGCCGCTCCACTTCCTCCAGCCAGGTCCCCAGCTCGTCCAGCCAGGGGCCGGCGCCCCGCGTCCACTCGGCGAAGACCTCGGCCAGGCGGGTGGCGATGCGGATGGACTCGAACATGGACCACCCGAGCACGTGGCGGGCGTGCAGCCACGTCTGGCGCCGCGCCCGCTGCATGGCCCTGACCATGGGGTCGGCGTGGTCTTCATGCGCGGGCATCGCGTGCACCCCGGGCCAGAGGGCGAGCGACTGCGAGATGCTGCGGTGGAAGCACTCCCAGGCCGCCTCCCGGCGGGGCTGCTCCGCGACTGCGTTCCGGCTCGTCCGCGGCATCGTCTTCACGCAACTGCCCGGGTGTCCGACACGACCGGCCGCCTGGAGGCACGGCCGGACCTCCGCCGCTCAGCCGCCGTCCTGCCCGTCGCCGTGCGGCTCCTCCACCAGGGCAGCCGCCCGCTCGCCGCGCAGCCCGGAGGGAGCGCCCGCGCGCAGCTCCTCCATCACCAGCACCGCGCCGCGCACCGCGCGCCCGCCGTCCAGGAACGGGGAGCAGATCACCTTGCAGCGGATGGCGCGGCCGCGGCGGTTCACGGCGTCCAGCACCAGCTCCTCGGCCTGGGTCGCGCCCTCCATGCAGGCGCGGACCGGGGCCTTGAGCCGCTCCACCGGCAGGCCGATGTCGAGGTTCTGGAAGGCGAGCCCCTCCACCTCGTCGGCGCGCAGCCCCCACAGGTCCTCGGCCTGGCGGTTCCACACGCGGATGTCGAAGCCGCGGTCGAGCACCACCACCGCCAGGCGCAGCGAGGCGAGGATCGAGCGCATGTAGGCGTTGACGTTGTTCAGCTCGGCCGTGCGCCGGCTCAGCTCGTCGTTGAGGGTCTCCAGCTCCTCGTTGGTGGACTGGAGCTCCTCGTTCATCGTCTCCAGCTCTTCGTTGGTGCTCTGCAGCTCCTCGTTGGTGGTCTCCAGCTCCTCGACCGTGCTCTGCAGCTCCTCGTTGGTGGTCTCCAGCTCCTCGATGGTGCTCTGCAGCTCTTCGTTGGTGGTCTCCAGCTCCTCGTTGGTGCTCTGCAGCTCCTCGAACGCCGTCTCCGCCTCCTGGTGGGCCTCCGACAGCTCGGCCCGCAGCCGCGCCGACGCGGTCACGTCCACGAACGCGATGCTCACCCCCAGCGGCGCCCTGGCCCCGTCCAGGAGCGGCACCACGTGCAGGTCGAAGGTGCGGAAGTCGCCGCCGGGGCCGGGGAACTCCACCTGCTCCAGCCGCACCGGCCGCCGCTCCTGGCCAGCCTGCTCGATCCGCGAGCGCAGCTCCACCGGGCGGTAGCTCACGGTGAGGTCCTGCAGCGGGCGTCCCACGTCGGCGGCGCTGAGCCCGAAGAGGGCGCGGGCCGGCTCGTTTGCCAGCGCCAGGGTGCCGTCGGGCGCCACCACCAGCTGGGCCGCGGCGCCCGCGTCCAACGCCGCGTCGCGCAGCCGGAGCTGGCCGCGCTGCGAGACCTGGCCCCCTTCGCGCGGCGGCGGTCCCAGCGCCAGCAGCCGCTCGCGCAGGCTGGCGGGGCGCGACACCCTGGCGAAGACGCGGGCCTTCAGGTCGAGCGGGGCGAAGAGGCTCCCGTGGGTGCGCATCATCTCCGCCTTCCCCAGGAACAGCAGGCCCCCGTCGTTCAGCGCGAAGTGGAAGCGGCTGACGATGCGCGCCTGGACCTCGGCGTCGAAGTACATCAGCGTGTTGCGCGACACCAGCAGGTCCAGGTGCGAGATCGGCGCGTCGCGCACCAGGTCGTGCCGCCCGAAGATCACCAGGCGCCTGAGGTCGGGCCGGAACGCGAACCGCTCCGCGGCCGGCTCGAAGTAGCGCTCGCGCAGCTCCGCGGGCACCGCCTCCAGCGCCCTGGCGGGGTAGACGGCCTGGCGCGCCTGCAGGAGCGCCTCGTCGTCCACGTCGGTGGCGTAGATCTTCACCTGCTCGCGGAAGCGGTCCGGCCCCAGCGCCTCGGCCAGCACGATGGCCAGCGTGTACGTCTCCTCGCCCGAGGCGCACCCCGCGCTCCACACGCGCAGCGGCTCGTCGAGCGCCTTGCGCTCCAGCAGCGGCGCCAGGTGGCCGCGCACCAGCGTCTCCCACGCCTCGGGGTCGCGGAAGAAGCCGGTGACGTTGATCAGGATGGTGTTGAAGAGGGCGGTGAACTCGTCCGGGCGCTCTTCCAGGTACCCCCGGTAGGCCGCGTAGTCCGCCGCCGCCACCTCGTCCATCCGCTTGCGCACCCGGCGCATGAGCGAGGAGCGCTTGTAGCCGGTGAAGTCGAAGCCGCGGTCGTCCCGGAGGAACTCCAGCAGGCTCTCGAAGGCGGGGTCGTGCTCGTTGCGCGTCATGCGGGTCCTGCGTTGCGCATTTTTGTGCCGGGAAGATGCCGCCGGACGGCGTGGCCGGGAACCGCGCGACGGATTCGGGCGTGTCCCTCCGCTGCGCTCCGGGCCGGGCTGCGCGCGCCGTAGGGCAGCAAACCACGCTGCCCAACGGCGCCGGGCCCCGGCCGCGCCCAACCCCGCGTCCCGGCCCTGGCGGGCGCGCATCCCTCACGCGGGGTTTCGTCACGCGCATCGCCCGGATTCGCAGGGGCGAGCATGCGAGTCCGCGCGAAGCTGCACCGGCACGTCAGCCCCGCCTCCCGCACAGGCACCGGCATCCGCCGGTCGAGGCATGCCAGGGCGTGCCTCGCCCCTGCGCGAGCTTTCCGCGCGCACCCTCGGCCCACGTCCAACCCGTCAAGTACCCTCCCGGGGTTGGGAGAGAGGGTTGCTGGCGCCGGGTGAGGGCCCCTGCCGCCGCGACCAACCGCGATTTCGTACCTCGTACCGCGTACTCACGCACTTCCGCACTGCTCACACGTTCCGCCGTGCCAGCCGCACCAGCGCCGGAGCGATCTCGTCGAGCGGAAGGACGTGGTCGACGGCCCCCGTGCGGATGCTGCTCTCGGGCATCCCGCGCGCCACGGCGCCGGCCGGGTCCTGCGCGATCACGGTGCCGCCCCGGTCGTGCACGCGCACCACCCCGCCCGCCCCGTCGCGCTCGCGGCCGGTGAGCACCACCGCCACCGCCTCGCCGTCGAACGCGTCCGCCACCGAGGCGAAGAGCACGTCGGCCGAGGGGCGCACGAACTGTACGGCCGGGTCGTCGGAGAGCGAGAGGGTGCCGTCGCGCTCGACGCGGAGGTGCCGTCCGGGCGGGGCCAGGTAGACCCTCCCCTCCACCATCCGCTCCCCGTCTCGCGCCGCGCCCACCGGCAGCCGCGTCTCGGGCGAGAGCACCTGGTCCAGCACGCTGCGCGAGCGCGGGCTCAGGTGCTGCACCACCAGCACCGCGGCGGGGAAGTCGGCGGGAAGCGCGCCGAGCACCCGCTTCAGCGCGCGGATCCCGCCCAGCGAGGCGCCCACCGCCACCACCGTGCGGGGGCGGTCGGTTGCCTCGTCCCCGCCGCTCACGGGGGAGGGGGCGCGGCCGGACGGGGTGCGCATCGCGGCTCTCCGGGTGGGGGAGGCCCTCCGCCGGGGAGGGTACCGGCCAATATCGGCGCGGAAGCGGGAAGTGTCAAAGGTGGCGCCTCCATGCGCCGGCCGTGCACGGCTCTTGCTCACGTGACTCCGTTCACCCGCGAGCCGCGGGGACGCCGCAGGTGGCCAGCACGGGAGAGGACGGTGCAGGGACATGACGTGATCGTCGTGGCGGCCTCGGCCGGGGGGGTGGAGGCGCTCTCCGCGCTGGCGGCCGGGCTGCCGCCCGACCTGCCCGCCGCCGTGCTGGTGGTGATGCACTTCCCGGCGCAC from Longimicrobium sp. carries:
- a CDS encoding CheR family methyltransferase — its product is MTRNEHDPAFESLLEFLRDDRGFDFTGYKRSSLMRRVRKRMDEVAAADYAAYRGYLEERPDEFTALFNTILINVTGFFRDPEAWETLVRGHLAPLLERKALDEPLRVWSAGCASGEETYTLAIVLAEALGPDRFREQVKIYATDVDDEALLQARQAVYPARALEAVPAELRERYFEPAAERFAFRPDLRRLVIFGRHDLVRDAPISHLDLLVSRNTLMYFDAEVQARIVSRFHFALNDGGLLFLGKAEMMRTHGSLFAPLDLKARVFARVSRPASLRERLLALGPPPREGGQVSQRGQLRLRDAALDAGAAAQLVVAPDGTLALANEPARALFGLSAADVGRPLQDLTVSYRPVELRSRIEQAGQERRPVRLEQVEFPGPGGDFRTFDLHVVPLLDGARAPLGVSIAFVDVTASARLRAELSEAHQEAETAFEELQSTNEELETTNEELQSTIEELETTNEELQSTVEELETTNEELQSTNEELETMNEELQSTNEELETLNDELSRRTAELNNVNAYMRSILASLRLAVVVLDRGFDIRVWNRQAEDLWGLRADEVEGLAFQNLDIGLPVERLKAPVRACMEGATQAEELVLDAVNRRGRAIRCKVICSPFLDGGRAVRGAVLVMEELRAGAPSGLRGERAAALVEEPHGDGQDGG
- the treZ gene encoding malto-oligosyltrehalose trehalohydrolase, which produces MGEAKWRLPFGANVRDGGTEFRVWAPGHDRVEVVIYGPDAERLHPLQAEEDGWFSGFVADVGAGAHYRYRLDGKHAFPDPAGRALPEGVHGPSLVVDPAPFRWTDQGWRGVALEDLVVYELHVGAATAEGTFDALVGRLDELAALGVTAIEPMPVASFPGRRNWGYDGVGLFAPADVYGGPEGLRRLVDAAHARGIAVVFDVVYNHLGPEGNYLPAFTCGRYFTDRHHTPWGDAVNFDGPGSAAVREFVIQNALHWAHEYHVDGLRLDATHAILDDSPVHVLTEMETRVRASLPEGRRFVFIAEDEGNERRLITPSDRGGLGIDAVWADDFHHQLRRHLAGDHEAYFADYTGTAGDLAETLRKGWFYEGQPSRNKGRPRGTPGGDLPPPSFVHCIQNHDQVGNRALGDRLTESVSLSVYRAASALLLLSPYTPLLWMGQEWAATTPFLYFTDHPPELGRLVTEGRRKEFGKFSAFRDPALRERIPDPQAPETFARSRLRWDEAERMPHAGVRALYRELLALRRSDPALRRRGRDSFAVAALGEHALALRRTGEDGSALLLVVSFAGALAADPAAREETRAPRGQRWELLLSTEEGRFGGGREGEVARLHPDGRLELGGAGAVVLRANVHSQFRGE
- the glgX gene encoding glycogen debranching protein GlgX; this encodes MGIDAEMGIDEQAGTGAQHAEAGGEAAVAEAEEARGAAPAPAAGETPDGGRPAHPDAPRAKKPAFPQVPGFLEHAQTAWPGKPYPLGAHWDGHGTNFAVYSERAYEVELCIYDRPDDHEPSRTFRLRERTAFVWHGYVPGLGPGTFYGYRVNGPYEPHRGFRCNPFKLLVDPYARALAGPVRWEAHPFAYPFDQPGEDWVLDDERDDWGVPKGVVVDDAFDWRGDEPPMIPWHETVIYEAHVKGLTKLHPDVPEELRGTYAAVAHPAVVEHLKSLGVTAIELLPVHEFIDDFFLIQKGLSNYWGYSTIGFFAPDGRYAHARDYGEQVREFKEMVRRLHLAGIEVILDVVYNHTAEGNHLGPTLSFKGIDNPTYYRLKLDDPRYYMDYTGTGNSLNLVHPQTLQLVMDSLRYWVQEMHVDGFRFDLAATLARELHEVDRLSSFFDVIHQDPVISRVKLIAEPWDVGEGGYQVGNFPVLWAEWNGKYRDTVRAYWRGDQGTLGELGFRLTGSSDLYESDGRRPHASINFITAHDGFTLADLVSYNHKHNEANKENNHDGADHNLSYNFGVEGPTDRADIVRQRERQKRNFIATLLLSQGVPMICGGDEMGRTQGGNNNAYCQDNEISWTHWDLSEHDRALLEFTRKVARIRKEHRTFRRRKFFRGRPIRGSDVKDVAWYRPDGMEMTDVEWMSGFIRAFGMALGGEAMEEWDDEGRQVTDDTFLLLFNADGACIDFTLPDFGPASGWTVVLDTNEPELEEGARRYADGEAVTLEGRSMVLLRASDEGSA
- a CDS encoding ATP-binding protein; translated protein: MASHTELRDQLHAAVRRVDALRERAAHSPAPLLEEALEELLTALEELRVTEEELRRQIDAVAAGQARVEEEHHRYLALFHFAPDPYLVTDLDGVVREANRAAGELLGVRESRLAGKPLAVYVAPPQARAFRTALARLPAHDRVEGWDLRLHPRGREAVEVSCTVAVERDRAGLARGLRWLLRDVTERRAAEERGRRLEAERAARAEAEAGQRRLAAVLEGTSDAFFSVDFDWRITYVNRCAERLWDRPRADLLGRTLWECFPEAGASESGRALRRAMAERRTLRVEVVSPVLGRWAEVEAFPVDQGLSVFFRDVHERRRREEADRLLGRASEVLAGTLDPAATLQQVAEVAAGTLADCCIVHVAEGGAVRAAGVAHADPTRLELLRGTLRRFPVDPVGPGPVTAALRTGEPQLLSEVPRALLEEAAAEPEHLEMLLALGIRSAMVAPLRAGGRTLGALTFARTGGAPYDAADLAVAADLARRAALALENARAYEQARQATRAREEVLAVVSHDLRNPLHAVLLAATVLDEYSGAAKWSERERKQLRAIRSSAQQMSALIRDLMEAAALESGQRALHLEAVEPARLLTDAVELHRGLAQQKGIALEPEAAPGLPAVQADRARLLQVLANLLGNAIKFTPGGGTVTLGAAPREGGVGFFVSDTGPGIAPEQLPHVFERYWRAERGDRQGLGLGLAIARGIVEAHGGRIWVQSAPGQGTTFFFTLPLRPEPPRQG